The following nucleotide sequence is from Bombina bombina isolate aBomBom1 chromosome 11, aBomBom1.pri, whole genome shotgun sequence.
TCTTATGTGGTCATGTGGCTGATAGAAGGGGCTGCAGGGACAGGAGTTAGACCTAAGATCTTATGTAGGCATTTGACTGATAGAGAGGACTGCAGGGACAGGAGTTAGACATAAGATCTTATGTGGTCATGTGGCTGATAGAAGGGGCTGCAGGGACAGGAGTTAGACCTAAGATCTTATGTAGGCATTTGACTGATAGAGAGGACTGCAGGGACAGGAGTTAGACATTAGATATTATGTAgacatgtgactgatagagggggcTGCAGGGACAGGAGTTAGATATAAGATCTTATGTAGGCATGCGGCTGATAGAGGGGGCTGCAGGGACAGGAGTTAGACCTAAGATCTTATGTAGGCATTTGACTGATAGAGCGGACTGCAGGGACAGGAGTTAGACATAAGATCTTATGTAgacatgtggctgatagagggggcTGCAGGGACAGGAGTTAGACCTAAGATCTTATGTAGGCATTTGACTGATAGAGAGGACTGCAGGGACAGGAGTTAGACCTAAGATCTTATGTAGGCATTTGACTGATAGAGAGGACTGCAGGGACAGGAGTTAGACATTAGATATTATGTAgacatgtgactgatagagggggcTGCAGGGACAGGAGTTAGATATACGATCTTATGTAGGCATGCGGCTGATAGAGGGGGCTGCAGGGACAGGAGTTAGACCTAAGATCTTATGTAGGCATTTGACTGATAGAGCAGACTGCAGGGACAGGAGTTAGACATAAGATCTTATGTAgacatgtggctgatagagggggcTGCAGGGACAGGAGTTAGACATAAGATCTTATATAGGCATTTGACTGATAGAGGGGGCTGCAGGGACAGGAGTTAGACCTAAGATCTTATGTAgacatgtggctgatagagggggcTGCAGGGACAGGAGTTAGACATAAGATCTTATGTAGACATGAGGCTGATAGAGGGGGCTGCAGGGACAGGAGTTAGAAATAAGATATTATGTAGACATGCGGCTGCAGAGCTGAGTGTCTGATATAATGTCTCTTGTGAGCATGTGGCTGAGATGAGCTGCATGCTCTTCGGGACTAATTGTTTGATGTTTTATAGTTTACATCTCAGGACATTTAGTATTATGATGTCATTAGCTTGTTATATTTGTCACATATGACACATATGTCATAGATGATACATTAACAAAATCCAGCATTAAACCCATTTGCTCCAGGTTATTGGTTCAGTTTGGTTCAGTTTGGTTCAGTTTTCTTTACTCACAGTCAGATCATTCTGAAAGTTCCCAGATATCTGTATGCTTATACTGTGGCTCTGGACAAGGTACTAGACTAGGGTTCCCTGCATGTCCACATATGCTCCAGCCCTTTGCCATCCGTAAGACTGGTTAAAGGGCCAATCAGATTTAAAATGAACTTTAAAGCACTATATTAATTGCTATGTTATTAGTACTGAACCTATATAAGAAAATCCTGGCATTTTGCCTTATTAGCTACTCAGAGACTACTCCCTTCAGTGTTGCTTTCTCTCTGTATATACATTTAGGCAGAAGTATAGCCAATCATAATCAGTTCCTTCCATCCCATAGATCTGTGATGGCGAACCTtgacactccagatgtttcagaactacatttcccataatgcttaggcactctgaagcccagtcgagcatcatgggatatgtagttctgaaacatctgaagtgccaaggtttgccatcacggCCATAGACCAATACATTAGCAGATTCTTGCTCCTCTGTGTTAGTTTCAATTGACCTTCAAAGACAGCTCTACTGGGCATGTGTGACTTGCCTCTGAGACTCCACTATGGAAGAGCAGCCAAACACTCTCCTGTGACATTCTGTTGGATTGGCAGCTTGGCATATAATTACCTGTATTTCCtgataaaataaatgaaaagcagcaCAGAAGTGGACCTGTTGTAACTAATAAAGCGAAATACCAGGATTTCATAAGATATGGCACGAATAAGGGCTGAGAACAAATGCTGGTGGTTATATGAAATATTGATGGGGTTACAGTGGATTCATGATTTACCCATCTTGCAAATACATAGAATGGAGGCAGTGCTGGATCCATAGAATTGTTTGTCATAATGTTGATAATATAATCTGTATTGCAGTTAGGCTTGGACTCCAATGCCCATTTAATTCATGTATGGTAAAATTTGCTAAATTCAGGATTAGTAGAAAGAGAAGGGGGCGCCTACTGCAGTCTGGTCTGAGTCTAAGATTtgttccttaaaaacatatatatgcacaatattacagataaataaaaataaatcaatcaataaatacTAATAATATCAATAAATATAATAAGTGCTGCAACTAAACTGTTATATatgagtataaataaatatttattacaaataaacagtagattaagATATCAGTGTCAAGAACAGTCGATAAAACTTATGTTATATTGATCaatatgtgaataaataaatatattaaaaagtccaATGATAATGTCTCTCAGAAATACTGAATGGATGCCACAAACTCAGTCGGTTGGTTAAAAAATGACCGACAGTTACGGCATAGATAGAAGCGTCATCCATATATAGTAAGTGCAATTCGTTTGAATGACTCCTTAATCATATGTAATCTTAAGCCGTTTACTTCGTTGTGTACTGTTTAATCAGGCCAGATATTTTGCAAAGTACCTTTCTCCAATTGAAATACTCTTACTGTGTGACTGCGTCTCCTGTGGTGTCTTTGCTTCGAGCTGTGTATAGGGCTCTTCCAACACTTATGTGGTCACGTGGACCTTTCTGGACAATGATTGGATGAATAGTGCGCGCACTCTCAGGATTGGCTCCAAATTGAAACTTCAGCTCCTACCGCTATTCCACATACGTCCTCCGCCCACTTAATGGGTCACCGGCAGGGTAGATGCAGCAGTCCTAGGAGTACTCTGCTTCACAAACACATCCTCAGTATGTGCTATTGAATatcatctacgcgtttcggcttgtagAAAGCCTTTGTCAAGATGTCCAATAGCCTGCTGATAGTCCTTTTATGGAGTATTAATTTAAGCCCTTCTTGTTACAGTCTAACTGCATATTAGTTAGTTCGAAAAAACATACCAATAAACCTATTAGATCTGTACATTTGGGGAAATAGCTTAATACATAATGGacataaaatatttcaaaaaatattcaaaaaattcaaatataGAAAAATTCAGATATAAAAAATGCAGCAACATAAAGATAAACTTTCCTAATTATGGTTAAAATTTATAATAGCCTGCTGATGAACCTTTTACGGAGTGTTATTTTAACGgattattattttaaccccttcttgtgttgttgcatttttttatatttgaatttttttatatttgaatttttttatatttgaattttgaTTCAGGAGTCATTCAAACTAATTGCACTTACTATATATGGATGACGCTTCTATTTATGCCGTAACTATCGGTCATTTTTGAACCACCCGACTGTGTTTATGTCATCCATTCAGTATTTCTGAGAGACATTATCCTTGGACTTTTTAATATATTCATTTATTCACATATTGATCAATATAACATAAGTTTTATCAACTGTTTTTGACACCAATGTCTTAATCTACTGTttgtttgtaataaatatttatttatactcatATATAACAGTTTAGCTGCAGCACTTCTTATATTTATTGATATTATTAGTATTTTTTGATTGATgttaatcttatttttatttatctgtaatattgtgcatatatactgtatgtttttaaccctttaaggacacagctttcagtttgctcaattttccgtcatatgtccttaagaggttaaggaacAAATCTTAGACTGCCAGACTGCCGTAGGCGCCCCCTTCTCTTTCTACTTATCGCTTTTAACCTGTGGAACTTATTGTATACGCACATTGTGTAGTGATTGGGCTGCTGCCCCTATACTGCTAGGACATACACGCACATTGTGTAGTGATCGGGCTGCTGCCCCTATACTGCTAGGACATACACGCACACTGTGTAGTGATCGGGCTGCTGCCCTTATAACTCTAGGACACACACAATTTGTGCATTGAGCTGTATACTACTCCATACCTTTAGGATACATAGATTATGCTCTGAGCTGTTTACCGCTGTCATACCAATAGGATACACACACTGTGTATTGAGCTATATGTTGCCATTATTCTTCTAGGATACAAGCATTGTGTATTGATCTATATGCAGCATATACCACTAtgatttattttttcataattaactgattgttttttttttaattttcagctgGGTATGGACCATTTTATCAAGGGCAAGCCGCGGCCTCAGGTAAGCAGGTCAAGTGTGTGAGAAGTAAGGGTGACGTGTGACAGGGAAGAGGCCTGGGTATGAGTGACAGAGACAAACATGTGCAAGAGCTATGGGTGACATGTAAGAGAGGAGGGGCAGTCCACAATATTCCCTGATCCATTAGTAATGACTGTCTTTTGTCCCCACAGATGAAGGTCACTTTATAGATAAACACAGGGAGGCTCTGATCCAAAGGATGAGCCAAGTGGATCCAGTTCTGGATACTTTACTTCAGGAGCAGTTGCTGACATCTGAGAAGTACGACAATGTGCGCAGCAAAACCACCAGCCAACAACAGATGCGCCAACTCTATTGCTATATCAGAGAATGGGGGAGACCTGACAAGGAAAAGCTGTACCAAGCTATAAAGAAATGCAACCCGCCTCTCATTAAAGACCTGGAGAGGTCCTGAGGGGTTTATACGCTCTTTAATAATAGCCAGTAGGGTTGTATTTGGTGCATAGATTGTCAGCTCCTCCAGCCAGTATCTAGTTGGTTGTCAGAGTGCCTTGTCACAATGTA
It contains:
- the PYCARD gene encoding apoptosis-associated speck-like protein containing a CARD, with the translated sequence MGKSLRDVILGCLENMTEKDFKKFKAKLNDYEVAAKYRKIPKGPLEKADDIDVTDLLLKYYTDEYAPVVVAEVLDAIDAKQTKCELQNALKKAGYGPFYQGQAAASDEGHFIDKHREALIQRMSQVDPVLDTLLQEQLLTSEKYDNVRSKTTSQQQMRQLYCYIREWGRPDKEKLYQAIKKCNPPLIKDLERS